In the Ruminococcus sp. OA3 genome, one interval contains:
- a CDS encoding LTA synthase family protein, with amino-acid sequence MVKVCNWFSVPLQFLGVCILYLIVEAICRHSLYDAVQFMTGSKLVFLYNAFLIFVTTTVVYLTRRRIFARTVIFVVWLILGIINGVVLACRVTPFTGPDLKLITESLRILNKYLSLAMLIIVLALLVLLICGLVWLAVKAPKYQGKMYYRLNIPLVLAGIGAFVMVTNVALEKRVLSSYFGNIAFAYEDYGFPYCLGTTFFNVGINCPNGYGEDLMHEIVQSEGTIERTRLSEPATNIIFLQLESFFDPELVEFLNISEDPIPNFRRLMKEYTSGYFKVPSVGAGTANTEFEAITGMSLHYFGPGEYPYKTILKEKTCESIPYVLKGLGYSTHAIHNNEANFYSRKSVFANLGFETFTSEEYMPDISDTTETGWVKDHILTDEIMKCLESTDSADYIYTISVQGHGDYPAEPILEDPQITVTGAEKQEKNNNSWEYYVNQLKEMDDFIQELVETLEDYDEPVVLVMYGDHLPTMGLTAEDVENRYLFQTEYVMWDNIGLEKKDVNLAAYQMGAEVLDRLNIHEGTIVNYHQNRRKTQNYQVDLEAMQYDILYGEQYVYQGQDPFMRTKLKLGAVPVVFSGITKLSDGTYYITGENFTASSKLEINEDLIEDTYFIGPNTLMVREVEITDGDVLDVAQQSNSSTHRVLSRTGTITYEEPKTTGTLPPEEEQP; translated from the coding sequence GTGGTTAAAGTATGTAACTGGTTTTCGGTACCGCTGCAGTTTCTTGGGGTGTGCATATTGTATTTGATCGTCGAAGCAATATGCCGCCACTCGCTGTATGATGCCGTTCAATTTATGACGGGAAGCAAGCTTGTATTTCTGTACAATGCTTTTCTCATATTTGTGACGACGACGGTGGTTTATCTGACCAGGAGGAGGATTTTTGCACGGACAGTTATCTTCGTTGTCTGGCTGATTCTGGGAATCATCAACGGTGTTGTACTGGCGTGCAGAGTCACACCTTTTACGGGACCGGACCTGAAACTGATAACGGAAAGCCTCAGGATTTTGAATAAATATCTGTCGCTGGCAATGCTGATCATTGTACTGGCGCTGCTTGTACTTCTGATCTGCGGTCTTGTCTGGCTGGCAGTCAAAGCGCCTAAATATCAGGGGAAAATGTACTATCGGCTCAATATACCGCTCGTTCTTGCAGGTATAGGGGCATTTGTGATGGTGACAAATGTCGCACTTGAAAAGCGTGTGCTTTCCAGTTATTTTGGAAATATTGCATTTGCATATGAGGACTATGGATTTCCATACTGCCTGGGGACGACATTCTTTAATGTGGGAATTAACTGTCCTAATGGTTACGGGGAAGATCTGATGCATGAGATCGTACAGAGTGAGGGGACGATCGAGCGGACCAGGCTTAGCGAGCCGGCGACGAATATCATTTTTCTGCAGCTGGAGTCTTTTTTCGACCCTGAACTGGTTGAGTTCCTCAATATATCGGAGGATCCCATACCGAATTTCCGCAGGCTGATGAAGGAATATACCTCGGGCTATTTCAAAGTGCCCTCTGTGGGAGCGGGAACAGCCAATACAGAGTTTGAAGCGATTACCGGCATGAGTCTGCATTATTTTGGACCCGGAGAGTATCCTTACAAGACTATTTTAAAAGAGAAGACGTGTGAAAGTATTCCGTATGTGTTGAAGGGACTTGGGTATTCCACTCATGCAATACACAATAACGAGGCCAACTTCTATTCCAGAAAAAGTGTGTTTGCCAATCTGGGATTCGAGACCTTTACATCGGAAGAGTACATGCCGGATATTTCGGATACTACTGAGACGGGTTGGGTGAAGGATCACATTCTGACGGATGAGATCATGAAATGCCTTGAATCTACCGACAGTGCTGATTATATCTATACAATATCTGTGCAGGGACATGGGGATTATCCTGCGGAACCTATACTTGAGGATCCGCAGATTACTGTCACCGGTGCTGAGAAGCAGGAGAAAAATAATAATTCCTGGGAATATTACGTAAACCAGCTGAAAGAAATGGATGATTTTATTCAGGAGCTTGTGGAGACACTGGAGGACTATGATGAGCCGGTGGTCCTGGTGATGTACGGAGATCATCTGCCTACAATGGGACTTACAGCCGAGGATGTTGAAAACCGCTATCTGTTTCAGACAGAGTATGTCATGTGGGATAATATTGGCCTGGAGAAAAAAGATGTTAATCTTGCTGCCTATCAGATGGGTGCGGAGGTACTGGACCGCCTGAACATTCATGAGGGAACTATAGTTAATTATCACCAGAACCGCAGGAAGACTCAAAATTATCAGGTCGACCTTGAAGCCATGCAGTATGATATTCTGTATGGTGAGCAGTATGTTTATCAGGGTCAGGACCCTTTTATGCGAACGAAACTGAAACTGGGGGCTGTACCTGTAGTCTTTTCCGGAATAACGAAACTGTCGGACGGTACCTACTATATAACGGGAGAAAATTTTACGGCGTCCAGCAAGTTGGAAATCAATGAAGATCTGATAGAAGATACGTACTTTATCGGACCGAATACGCTGATGGTACGCGAGGTGGAGATCACTGACGGCGATGTGCTTGACGTTGCACAGCAGAGCAACAGTTCTACACACCGTGTGCTTAGCAGAACCGGTACAATCACATATGAAGAACCGAAAACTACCGGGACACTCCCGCCGGAAGAAGAGCAGCCGTAG